One Cryptomeria japonica chromosome 9, Sugi_1.0, whole genome shotgun sequence genomic window carries:
- the LOC131067422 gene encoding plant UBX domain-containing protein 8 isoform X1, giving the protein MAAPPQKDVETFMSITGASEEVAVQRLQVHGGDLNEAVNAYFNEGDNVLSRPERIEAHQADWMDVDESAEIRDPFDPLANINPFSLPHTGLGRMPFRNFEPFVSHPRNMRSIPIESNDEQDQIVDRNTVPVIEELPASVNTQGAEIRGTVILDDDDHPSTASSIFREIPNAQGGNYESSRYPYGRDFRPTAPQVTEEPVASNDEGNDIEEEMLQAVIEASRREAEEATRRQQQGINEDQIGSRVEQSTPRLEDDDFERAVSLSLKTAEQEKARREREGGVELADSTNVGTSSQLKLEGDTERQHKSADVFDAGPLEENEEPEELPLLRRRSIRRSTSGAAETATEVGQELDGPASSPGSQSIASASQLNGDPFHEWGGISSQEHDEAVMLEAALFGGIPHESAYQFSYPTIGAAEPYRRPAPRPPSPTLEAQRLIREQQDEELLASLQADQEKAEARRVEEQAAREAAAAEEKRQKEEELRRLWEEEESVRKLEAKKAALPPEPLAEDENAVTLLVRMPDGSRRGRRFVKTNRLQSLFDFIDVGGGVSPGAYRLVRQYPRRAFTDGEQGSSLSDLGLTNKQEALFLELI; this is encoded by the exons aTGGCTGCTCCGCCGCAGAAAGATGTGGAGACGTTTATGAGCATCACGGGCGCATCGGAAGAAGTAGCAGTGCAGAGACTGCAG GTACATGGTGGAGATCTTAATGAAGCTGTGAATGCTTATTTTAATGAAGGAGATAATGTTTT GTCCCGACCAGAACGCATTGAGGCTCACCAAGCTGATTGGATGGATGTGGATGAAAGTGCAGAAATTCGTGACCCGTTCGATCCTTTGGCAAATATAAATCCGTTTAGTCTCCCACACACAGGGCTTGGTCGAATGCCTTTTAGGAATTTTGAACCATTTGTCTCTCATCCAAGAAATATGAGAAGCATTCCAATAGAGTCAAATGATGAGCAGGACCAAATAGTAGACCGCAATACTGTGCCTGTCATTGAGGAGTTACCTGCTAGTGTCAATACACAGGGTGCAGAAATTAGAGGGACAGTGATATTGGATGATGATGACCATCCAAGTACTGCATCATCCATCTTTAGAGAAATCCCAAATGCACAGGGAGGGAATTACGAATCTAGCAGATATCCTTATGGAAGAGACTTTAGGCCAACTGCTCCACAGGTTACAGAAGAACCTGTGGCATCTAATGATGAAGGAAATGACATAGAAGAAGAGATGCTGCAAGCTGTAATTGAAGCATCAAGAAGGGAAGCAGAGGAAGCTACTAGGAGGCAGCAGCAGGGCATAAATGAA GATCAAATTGGTTCTCGAGTCGAACAGAGTACTCCCAGACTAGAGGATGATGACTTTGAAAGGGCAGTATCACTGTCCTTGAAG ACAGCAGAGCAAGAAAAGGCACGGCGTGAACGTGAAGGTGGAGTAGAATTGGCTGATTCAACCAATGTTGGTACATCTAGTCAGCTAAAATTGGAAGGAGACACAGAAAGACAACATAAGAGTGCTGACGTATTTGATGCTGGTCCCCTGGAGGAGAATGAAGAACCAGAGGAATTGCCTTTGCTTAGGCGCAGATCAATAAGACGCTCTACGTCGGGTGCTGCAGAAACTGCAACAGAAGTAGGTCAGGAATTAGATGGTCCAGCATCTAGCCCAGGATCTCAGAGCATTGCTAGTGCATCTCAGCTTAATGGTGATCCCTTTCAtgag TGGGGAGGAATATCTTCTCAAGAACATGATGAAGCTGTCATGCTTGAGGCTGCACTCTTTGGTGGGATTCCACATGAATCTGCCTATCAATTTTCATATCCTACTATTGGAGCTGCAGAGCCTTACAGGAGGCCAGCTCCTCGGCCACCCTCTCCAACCTTGGAAGCACAGAGATTGATTCGTGAACAGCAA GATGAGGAGCTCCTTGCATCTTTACAAGCCGATCAGGAGAAAGCTGAGGCTCGGCGTGTAGAAGAGCAGGCAGCAAGAGAAGCTGCTGCAGCTGAAGAGAAGCGTCAAAAAGAGGAGGAACTCAGAAGATTGTGGGAGGAAGAG GAATCTGTAAGAAAACTTGAAGCCAAAAAAGCTGCTCTGCCTCCTGAACCATTGGCGGAGGATGAAAACGCTGTCACTCTTCTTGTAAGAATGCCTGATGGCAGTCGTCGTGGTCGTCGTTTTGTGAAGACTAATAGGCTTCAG TCCCTTTTTGATTTTATTGATGTAGGTGGCGGTGTCAGCCCTGGTGCCTATAGACTG GTGAGGCAATATCCTAGGCGTGCATTCACTGATGGAGAGCAAGGATCTTCTTTGAGTGATTTGGGACTGACAAACAAACAAGAAGCATTATTTCTGGAATTGATCTAA
- the LOC131067422 gene encoding plant UBX domain-containing protein 8 isoform X2: protein MDVDESAEIRDPFDPLANINPFSLPHTGLGRMPFRNFEPFVSHPRNMRSIPIESNDEQDQIVDRNTVPVIEELPASVNTQGAEIRGTVILDDDDHPSTASSIFREIPNAQGGNYESSRYPYGRDFRPTAPQVTEEPVASNDEGNDIEEEMLQAVIEASRREAEEATRRQQQGINEDQIGSRVEQSTPRLEDDDFERAVSLSLKTAEQEKARREREGGVELADSTNVGTSSQLKLEGDTERQHKSADVFDAGPLEENEEPEELPLLRRRSIRRSTSGAAETATEVGQELDGPASSPGSQSIASASQLNGDPFHEWGGISSQEHDEAVMLEAALFGGIPHESAYQFSYPTIGAAEPYRRPAPRPPSPTLEAQRLIREQQDEELLASLQADQEKAEARRVEEQAAREAAAAEEKRQKEEELRRLWEEEESVRKLEAKKAALPPEPLAEDENAVTLLVRMPDGSRRGRRFVKTNRLQSLFDFIDVGGGVSPGAYRLVRQYPRRAFTDGEQGSSLSDLGLTNKQEALFLELI, encoded by the exons ATGGATGTGGATGAAAGTGCAGAAATTCGTGACCCGTTCGATCCTTTGGCAAATATAAATCCGTTTAGTCTCCCACACACAGGGCTTGGTCGAATGCCTTTTAGGAATTTTGAACCATTTGTCTCTCATCCAAGAAATATGAGAAGCATTCCAATAGAGTCAAATGATGAGCAGGACCAAATAGTAGACCGCAATACTGTGCCTGTCATTGAGGAGTTACCTGCTAGTGTCAATACACAGGGTGCAGAAATTAGAGGGACAGTGATATTGGATGATGATGACCATCCAAGTACTGCATCATCCATCTTTAGAGAAATCCCAAATGCACAGGGAGGGAATTACGAATCTAGCAGATATCCTTATGGAAGAGACTTTAGGCCAACTGCTCCACAGGTTACAGAAGAACCTGTGGCATCTAATGATGAAGGAAATGACATAGAAGAAGAGATGCTGCAAGCTGTAATTGAAGCATCAAGAAGGGAAGCAGAGGAAGCTACTAGGAGGCAGCAGCAGGGCATAAATGAA GATCAAATTGGTTCTCGAGTCGAACAGAGTACTCCCAGACTAGAGGATGATGACTTTGAAAGGGCAGTATCACTGTCCTTGAAG ACAGCAGAGCAAGAAAAGGCACGGCGTGAACGTGAAGGTGGAGTAGAATTGGCTGATTCAACCAATGTTGGTACATCTAGTCAGCTAAAATTGGAAGGAGACACAGAAAGACAACATAAGAGTGCTGACGTATTTGATGCTGGTCCCCTGGAGGAGAATGAAGAACCAGAGGAATTGCCTTTGCTTAGGCGCAGATCAATAAGACGCTCTACGTCGGGTGCTGCAGAAACTGCAACAGAAGTAGGTCAGGAATTAGATGGTCCAGCATCTAGCCCAGGATCTCAGAGCATTGCTAGTGCATCTCAGCTTAATGGTGATCCCTTTCAtgag TGGGGAGGAATATCTTCTCAAGAACATGATGAAGCTGTCATGCTTGAGGCTGCACTCTTTGGTGGGATTCCACATGAATCTGCCTATCAATTTTCATATCCTACTATTGGAGCTGCAGAGCCTTACAGGAGGCCAGCTCCTCGGCCACCCTCTCCAACCTTGGAAGCACAGAGATTGATTCGTGAACAGCAA GATGAGGAGCTCCTTGCATCTTTACAAGCCGATCAGGAGAAAGCTGAGGCTCGGCGTGTAGAAGAGCAGGCAGCAAGAGAAGCTGCTGCAGCTGAAGAGAAGCGTCAAAAAGAGGAGGAACTCAGAAGATTGTGGGAGGAAGAG GAATCTGTAAGAAAACTTGAAGCCAAAAAAGCTGCTCTGCCTCCTGAACCATTGGCGGAGGATGAAAACGCTGTCACTCTTCTTGTAAGAATGCCTGATGGCAGTCGTCGTGGTCGTCGTTTTGTGAAGACTAATAGGCTTCAG TCCCTTTTTGATTTTATTGATGTAGGTGGCGGTGTCAGCCCTGGTGCCTATAGACTG GTGAGGCAATATCCTAGGCGTGCATTCACTGATGGAGAGCAAGGATCTTCTTTGAGTGATTTGGGACTGACAAACAAACAAGAAGCATTATTTCTGGAATTGATCTAA